The Fusarium fujikuroi IMI 58289 draft genome, chromosome FFUJ_chr05 DNA segment GGGTATTGTTCTTGCGGATTGCAATGTTGCCACCGTGAGGATCACAGTGCAGGGGTGCACCATCGCCAAAGATCATCTCGTTGAAGATACGCGCTAACGTGGCAGATACTTCATCTCGGTCTATACCGTTCTTATCCAAATACTCCAAATCGTCGAGTCTGCTTCCCGCTTCGCACGCCATGACAATGATTCGCTTCTTAGCCCAGATTACCTCGGGGATAATCAGGGGCAGCTGTGGAATCTTGGCGAAGTGCTCCTTCATACGTCGGGCATTGTTGGCCTCTTCTTGGAAGTCAAGTTCTTTAGGAAGAGAAACGTCCATCTCAGAAGAGAGCCACTCAAGATCATATTCGGGGAAGAATCTTTTCAGGGTCGAAAATGTGTACCGGGTAAGCGCTAGATCCAGGGGTGCCCATGCTTCAAGCTCAGGATGTTGAACCTTGACCGCAACCTTCTGATTTGACCCCTTGATGGATGCCAGATGTACCTGAGCAAGAGAGGCAGCGCCGATTGGTTCAGGCGCGAAATCAGAGAAATAGTCCCAAAGCTCTTCTCCTGTATCTCTGCGAAACATATCCTCGATCGACTCAAGTGAAGATACAGGGCACTTGTCCTGCAGGGGGATGAAAGTGTTTGTCCATTCGGATGGTAAAAGGTAATTCATGGCGCTCTGGCGTAGTAATTAGTCCGATCGTTCGAGCTCCGAAGTTGATGGAGGTCATACCAGATGCTGACCGAGTTTGATAAAGATTCCGCCGTTCTTTTCCAGCACAACGAGAGTCCGTTCGGCGCATCGTTTGTGACATGCCTTGAGCATGCTCTCCTGTGCATCATGGTCTGCTGTCGTTTCTCTGGCGTTTAGTGTTGTTCGGTAACTACTCAACATATTAGTTTCGCACCCCCTACACCTAATGACAAGTAAATACATACTCGTTGATACACACGGCGAGCGCAACCGCCACTCTTCCTGTTCGTTCTGCCGCTTCATAACTACTCTTGATATCGTCGGTGAATGCAAGCGCGGTCGCGCCTACAGTACCAACACCAGCCGAGGCATATAACAGCGGTCGTTTAGGGCCAGATTTGTGACCATTGTTTTTCCTCGAGCCTCTCCGCGATGCAAAACCTCTTGCAGTGAAATCTCGAAAGGGCTTACTTCGGACCAACTGACTTCTACAAGTCGAACAGGTCCATGATCGAGTGGCGATGCGATTCGCAAAGGCCGAAACAGATAAGGCGTTCATCTGACTGCCGATGGACTTTTAAGAAGGACAGATGGTATGTAGTAAAATAAAATTGTACATTCTTAAGGAAGAAAAGCTAGTAGGAATTGACACCACAGAGGCCAGGCTTAAGGTAGGCTTAATTAGATCATGTCGTCAACCAAAATCAGGTTGACAGTTTTTTTTGCTTGGGTGTGCCGATTCCGACAAACCTCCGTCTATCACTCGGCTTGGGCCGGGTGCGATCTTCGGGGGCGAATTCTAGTACCTTAGTGCCTTAGCCCAGCAGTATTTTCGAGAGAGGTACTGGGTACGTCATGTGACTGCGCGACCGCGACTGTAACGCGCCTAAGGTCACCTCTTTACACGACCACGAAACCGATGTAATTCTCAAGTTGAGCTCCCTCCAACATCTACATCGTATGGGCCCTTTACAATCTCATGCAGCATAATTGCCAAAGTTGCACAGTCAGAAATATGATGTCTTTTTCTCCCGCGCCCATTTTCTCCGGTTCTTGGGATCATCGCCCTGCTGTCTCATCGCcgctctcctcttcacctgTGCGCGCATCATCGCCACTCTCACCAATTGACAGAAACGTGTGTCCGCAGCGTCAAATTCAATCTTCTCCCATCAAGCCCCCAAAGTTCAAGTTTTCCTCGCGTCCCACTCGGCCAAACCCAGTGAACAAGAAGCGGGATGAGCTACAcgaaggaagaaggaaggtCTTCCTCCAGA contains these protein-coding regions:
- a CDS encoding related to bacterial aminoglycoside acetyltransferase regulators, translating into MNALSVSAFANRIATRSWTCSTCRSQLVRSKPFRDFTARGFASRRGSRKNNGHKSGPKRPLLYASAGVGTVGATALAFTDDIKSSYEAAERTGRVAVALAVCINDYRTTLNARETTADHDAQESMLKACHKRCAERTLVVLEKNGGIFIKLGQHLSAMNYLLPSEWTNTFIPLQDKCPVSSLESIEDMFRRDTGEELWDYFSDFAPEPIGAASLAQVHLASIKGSNQKVAVKVQHPELEAWAPLDLALTRYTFSTLKRFFPEYDLEWLSSEMDVSLPKELDFQEEANNARRMKEHFAKIPQLPLIIPEVIWAKKRIIVMACEAGSRLDDLEYLDKNGIDRDEVSATLARIFNEMIFGDGAPLHCDPHGGNIAIRKNNTRRGLGRGPNFDVILYDHGLYRDIELPLRRSYAKMWLAVIDGDMDRMKKYAHEVAGIEDKDFPLFASAITGRDYSIVSKSGSILETRTADEQKTMSGALQEGLIVDLVQLLSRVPRIILLILKTNDLTRSLDENLQTRQGPIRSFMILARYCTKTVFHEKIEEIGQNGSFLWPLNALRVFAAWVGFMRVEIKLEAFELWLSTKRMLGLGSLEFSGAAFQK